In Vigna unguiculata cultivar IT97K-499-35 chromosome 3, ASM411807v1, whole genome shotgun sequence, a single genomic region encodes these proteins:
- the LOC114178807 gene encoding zinc finger protein CONSTANS-LIKE 5 has translation MGIERGGLKGFRSGWTVPPKPCDSCKLASAALFCRPDSAFLCIACDSKIHCANKLASRHERVWMCEVCEQAPAAVTCKADAAALCITCDSDIHSANPLARRHDRVPVEPFFDSADSIVKASAAASFGFIVPSDDATAASDAFAPDDTDAAAWLIPNPNFGSKLMDAPDIKSKEIFYSEMDPFLDFDYSNSFHNSAGNDSVVPVQTKPSLAPSLINNHHQSESCFDIDFCRTKLSSFNYPSQSLSQSVSSSSLDVGVVPDGNTVSEMSYSFGRNSSESSGIGLSGVSGGQGATQLCGMDREARVLRYREKRKNRKFEKTIRYASRKAYAETRPRIKGRFAKRAEIDSDVERLYSPGAASLMLDSPYGVVPSF, from the exons ATGGGAATTGAAAGAGGAGGCTTGAAGGGGTTCAGGAGCGGCTGGACCGTGCCGCCAAAGCCATGTGACTCCTGCAAACTGGCTTCGGCGGCGCTTTTCTGCCGCCCCGATTCCGCTTTTCTCTGCATCGCTTGCGACTCCAAGATTCACTGCGCCAACAAGCTGGCGTCGCGCCACGAGCGCGTCTGGATGTGCGAGGTCTGCGAGCAGGCCCCCGCGGCTGTCACGTGCAAGGCTGACGCCGCCGCTCTCTGTATCACGTGCGACTCAGACATCCACTCTGCCAACCCCCTCGCGCGCCGCCACGACCGCGTCCCCGTTGAGCCTTTCTTCGACTCCGCCGACTCCATCGTCAAGGCCTCCGCCGCTGCCTCCTTCGGCTTCATCGTCCCCTCCGACGACGCCACCGCTGCCTCCGATGCCTTCGCCCCCGACGACACTGACGCAGCCGCCTGGCTCATCCCTAACCCCAATTTCGGGTCGAAACTCATGGACGCCCCTGACATCAAGTCCAAGGAGATCTTCTACTCAGAAATGGACCCCTTCCTCGACTTCGATTACTCAAACTCCTTCCACAACAGCGCCGGAAACGACAGCGTCGTTCCGGTTCAAACCAAACCTTCCCTCGCTCCTTCCCTCATCAATAACCACCACCAATCAGAAAGCTGCTTCGACATCGATTTTTGCCGCACCAAGCTCTCCTCCTTTAACTACCCATCCCAGTCTCTCAGCCAAAGC GTTTCGTCGTCATCGCTTGATGTTGGAGTGGTGCCGGACGGGAACACCGTGTCGGAGATGTCGTACTCGTTCGGGCGGAACAGTTCGGAATCGAGTGGGATTGGTTTGTCCGGAGTAAGTGGAGGGCAAGGGGCGACGCAGTTGTGTGGGATGGACCGTGAAGCGAGGGTGCTGCGATACAGAGAGAAGAGGAAGAACCGAAAGTTCGAGAAAACCATTCGATACGCTTCGCGGAAGGCTTATGCGGAAACCCGGCCCAGGATAAAAGGGCGGTTCGCGAAGCGAGCCGAAATTGACTCGGATGTGGAGCGTCTGTACAGCCCTGGCGCTGCGTCGCTGATGCTGGACAGTCCATACGGCGTCGTACCGTCGTTTTAG